A single Actinomadura algeriensis DNA region contains:
- a CDS encoding ABC transporter permease, producing MTTIVPHRAAVVLRRARPRQSPEFAEFVVFCGRVLHHLVVDIARGRHLKTVVRQVSDISAGVGAVVIGLGMIVVIFFMSFFTGTTVGLQAIPGLQRVGVESLAGIIASYANVREVTPIIAGVALIFQLGGSFTAELGAMRISEEIDALEVMGINSLAYLVCTRLAAALITLVPLYLLALFASFFATRLISIYFFGISPGIYDYYFHLYLPPIDVLYSVIKVVVFTVIIVLVHCYRGYNAGGGPVGVGLATGQAIRESMVTIIMANLLLSYIFWGDGGTVSLTG from the coding sequence ATGACCACCATCGTCCCGCACCGCGCCGCCGTCGTCCTGCGCCGCGCCAGACCGCGGCAGTCCCCCGAGTTCGCCGAGTTCGTCGTCTTCTGCGGCCGGGTGCTGCACCACCTGGTCGTGGACATCGCCCGCGGCCGGCACCTGAAGACGGTCGTCCGGCAGGTCAGCGACATCAGCGCCGGCGTGGGCGCGGTCGTCATCGGCCTCGGCATGATCGTCGTCATCTTCTTCATGTCGTTCTTCACCGGCACGACGGTCGGCCTGCAGGCCATCCCGGGGCTGCAGCGGGTGGGCGTCGAGTCGCTGGCGGGGATCATCGCGAGCTACGCAAACGTGCGCGAGGTGACCCCGATCATCGCGGGCGTCGCGCTGATCTTCCAGCTCGGCGGCTCGTTCACCGCCGAACTCGGGGCGATGCGCATCTCCGAGGAGATCGACGCACTGGAGGTCATGGGGATCAACTCGCTGGCGTACCTGGTGTGCACCCGGCTCGCCGCGGCGCTGATCACGCTGGTGCCCCTGTACCTGCTGGCGCTGTTCGCCAGCTTCTTCGCGACCCGGCTCATCTCCATCTACTTCTTCGGCATCTCGCCGGGGATCTACGACTACTACTTCCACCTGTATCTGCCGCCGATAGACGTGCTCTACAGCGTCATCAAGGTGGTCGTGTTCACGGTGATCATCGTGCTCGTCCACTGCTACCGCGGCTACAACGCCGGCGGCGGCCCGGTCGGCGTGGGACTGGCCACCGGGCAGGCCATCCGCGAGTCCATGGTGACGATCATCATGGCCAACCTGCTGTTGTCCTACATCTTCTGGGGCGACGGCGGAACAGTGAGCCTGACGGGATGA